The following proteins come from a genomic window of Gordonia westfalica:
- a CDS encoding type IV toxin-antitoxin system AbiEi family antitoxin domain-containing protein, protein MHIPPKLRTLALEHDGVLTAADAREHGMDRSSVHRRVAAGEWVRVRPRLYRLADHPVTDATTARIATLSVGPSAILSGLAAAWWHGIVDDPPTTITVTAPRGRHGPSVKGVRILNRSLDDADVLVRRDLRVTGVALSALEGAVELGAEVIDSALQQRRISVERLEEAYRRRYRCVGAAEMRPMVELLESGARSAAERLAVTILDDAGIVGWVANHPACGYEIDLAFIAQMVAVELDGLIFHSVAA, encoded by the coding sequence GTGCATATTCCACCGAAACTGCGAACTCTCGCCCTCGAACACGACGGCGTCCTCACCGCAGCCGACGCGCGGGAGCACGGAATGGATCGCTCGTCGGTGCACCGTCGGGTCGCCGCAGGTGAGTGGGTCCGGGTCCGTCCCCGGCTGTACCGGCTCGCCGACCATCCCGTCACCGACGCGACCACCGCCCGGATCGCGACGCTGTCGGTAGGGCCCTCGGCGATCCTGTCGGGCCTGGCCGCGGCCTGGTGGCACGGCATCGTCGACGACCCGCCCACGACGATCACCGTCACCGCTCCCCGCGGACGGCACGGTCCGTCGGTGAAGGGAGTGCGGATTCTCAACCGGTCCCTCGACGACGCGGATGTCCTCGTCCGACGTGACCTGCGGGTCACCGGGGTCGCCTTGTCGGCGCTCGAGGGGGCGGTCGAACTCGGTGCCGAGGTGATCGACTCGGCCCTGCAGCAACGCCGGATCAGCGTCGAACGTCTGGAGGAGGCTTACCGACGCCGGTACCGGTGTGTCGGAGCCGCCGAGATGCGTCCGATGGTCGAGCTGCTCGAGTCCGGCGCACGTTCGGCCGCGGAGCGGCTCGCGGTGACGATCCTCGACGACGCGGGGATCGTCGGCTGGGTCGCCAACCATCCCGCGTGCGGGTACGAGATCGACCTGGCATTCATTGCGCAGATGGTTGCGGTGGAACTCGACGGATTGATATTTCACAGCGTCGCCGCATGA
- a CDS encoding 1,4-dihydroxy-2-naphthoate polyprenyltransferase yields the protein MATASQWIQGARPRTLPNAVAPVVAGVGAALHHGGISWWKAVLALAVAMAFIIGVNFANDYSDGVRGTDDDRVGPLRLVGSRLASPGSVKAAAFICFGIGAVCGLVLAIATAWWLVVVGAVCIAGAWFYTGGKRPYGYAGWGEVAVFVFFGLVAVLGTQFATSDRVDLVGLACAVGVGAISCSVLVVNNLRDIPTDTESGKITLAVRLGDARTRILFAALLMTPLVMSVALAFATPWALVGLLAFPLLWQAYTPVRTGAQGPGLIPSIGTTGKAMLGWAVVTAVSLALT from the coding sequence GTGGCAACCGCATCGCAGTGGATTCAGGGCGCACGCCCCCGGACTCTCCCCAACGCCGTGGCCCCGGTGGTGGCCGGCGTCGGCGCAGCCCTTCACCACGGAGGGATTTCGTGGTGGAAGGCCGTACTCGCGCTGGCGGTGGCGATGGCGTTCATCATCGGCGTGAACTTCGCGAACGACTACTCCGACGGTGTGCGCGGCACCGACGACGACCGCGTCGGCCCGCTGCGCCTCGTCGGCTCCCGACTCGCGTCGCCCGGTTCGGTGAAGGCCGCGGCCTTCATCTGCTTCGGCATCGGCGCGGTGTGTGGTCTCGTGCTGGCGATCGCGACGGCGTGGTGGCTGGTCGTGGTGGGCGCGGTCTGCATCGCGGGCGCCTGGTTCTACACCGGCGGCAAACGGCCCTACGGCTATGCGGGTTGGGGCGAGGTCGCGGTGTTCGTGTTCTTCGGTCTGGTCGCGGTACTCGGAACCCAGTTCGCGACGTCGGATCGCGTCGACCTCGTCGGCCTCGCCTGCGCGGTCGGCGTCGGCGCGATCTCTTGCAGCGTGCTGGTCGTCAACAATCTGCGTGACATCCCGACCGACACCGAGAGCGGCAAGATCACGCTCGCCGTCCGGCTCGGCGATGCCCGCACCCGAATCCTCTTCGCGGCGCTGCTCATGACCCCGCTGGTCATGAGCGTGGCGCTGGCGTTCGCGACGCCGTGGGCGCTCGTCGGACTGCTGGCCTTCCCACTCCTGTGGCAGGCGTACACGCCGGTCCGCACCGGAGCACAGGGGCCGGGACTGATCCCGTCGATCGGGACCACCGGCAAGGCGATGCTCGGCTGGGCCGTCGTCACCGCGGTGTCGTTGGCGCTGACCTGA
- a CDS encoding Clp protease N-terminal domain-containing protein has product MFERISRDDKMLLAFATQEAADLGHRQLGNDHLILGMLCNARSPLFTILADQGLNLASAREVVRKYHDEHADQAEATDTNDESARRRYEEDREALRSIGIDLDKVREAVRGRFGEDLSDGWGERPGRGAGRRGGPDGGRGRGRGHGRRHGHGHGPHRARGPRPDCGPEGFGPEGPGGFGPGGFGPGGYGPGPFGPGGPFAGDEGPWEPGRGRRGPRGRGNRPRFASDTRSVFARAVEIARERGDRHLRGEYLLLGIIDTADDASRTLIESATTADELKAAVWASLPEVDAEV; this is encoded by the coding sequence ATGTTCGAACGAATCTCTCGTGATGACAAGATGCTGCTGGCCTTCGCCACGCAGGAGGCCGCCGACCTCGGACATCGGCAACTGGGCAACGACCACCTGATCCTGGGCATGCTCTGCAACGCCCGGAGTCCGCTGTTCACCATCCTGGCGGACCAGGGACTGAACCTGGCGTCGGCTCGGGAAGTGGTGCGCAAGTACCACGATGAGCATGCCGACCAGGCCGAGGCGACGGACACGAACGACGAGTCGGCCCGCAGGCGTTACGAGGAGGACCGAGAAGCGCTGCGCAGCATCGGGATCGACCTCGACAAGGTGCGCGAAGCGGTCCGCGGACGCTTCGGTGAGGATCTGTCCGACGGCTGGGGCGAACGCCCCGGACGCGGCGCGGGTCGCAGGGGAGGTCCCGACGGAGGTCGCGGACGAGGCCGAGGACACGGACGCCGGCACGGACACGGTCACGGACCGCACCGTGCTCGCGGACCCCGTCCCGATTGCGGGCCGGAGGGTTTCGGCCCCGAGGGTCCCGGCGGTTTCGGTCCCGGTGGGTTCGGCCCGGGCGGTTATGGTCCCGGCCCGTTCGGCCCCGGCGGACCGTTCGCCGGCGACGAGGGCCCCTGGGAGCCGGGCCGCGGGCGTCGCGGTCCGCGCGGGCGCGGCAACCGACCTCGCTTCGCGTCGGACACCCGCTCGGTGTTCGCCCGGGCGGTCGAGATCGCCCGCGAACGCGGCGACCGTCACCTCCGCGGTGAGTACCTGCTGCTCGGCATCATCGACACCGCCGACGACGCCTCGCGGACGCTGATCGAATCCGCCACCACCGCAGACGAACTCAAGGCCGCCGTCTGGGCGAGCCTGCCCGAGGTCGACGCCGAGGTCTGA
- a CDS encoding IS630 family transposase, whose translation MATRGPRAVDIVLTDDERRELEGWARRRTTASGLAMRSRIVLAAADGGSNTEVAQRLGLNRGTVRRWRGRFVEHRCEGLLDEPRPGRPRTVGDEQIKDLITATLETTPKNATHWSTRSMAEHLDMSQSTVSRVWRAFGLAPHKQDSWKLSKDPMFTEKVRDVVGLYMNPPERALVLCVDEKTQIQALDRTQPIFPMLPGTPQRASHDYVRNGTSSLYAALDIASGKVIGSLHSRHRATEFIGFLRKIDAEVPDELDVHLVMDNASTHKTPAVKRWLTAHPRFVVHFTPTSSSWMNLVERWFAELTTKKLQRSTHRTVRALNADIRAWIETWNDNPRPYVWVKTADQILDSIAHYCTRINDSGH comes from the coding sequence ATGGCAACCCGGGGTCCGCGAGCAGTGGATATTGTTCTGACCGATGACGAGCGCCGTGAGCTCGAAGGGTGGGCGCGTCGGCGAACGACGGCCTCGGGTTTGGCGATGCGATCACGAATCGTTCTCGCTGCCGCAGATGGCGGGTCGAATACCGAAGTGGCACAACGACTCGGCCTCAACCGAGGTACCGTGCGGCGATGGCGAGGCCGGTTCGTCGAGCACCGCTGCGAGGGGTTGCTCGACGAACCCCGGCCCGGGCGACCTCGAACCGTCGGCGACGAGCAGATCAAAGACCTGATCACCGCAACTCTCGAGACCACTCCGAAGAATGCGACACACTGGTCGACTCGGTCGATGGCTGAGCATCTCGACATGTCGCAGTCAACTGTTTCGCGTGTATGGAGAGCGTTCGGATTGGCTCCACACAAACAGGATTCGTGGAAGCTGTCGAAAGATCCCATGTTCACCGAAAAGGTCCGCGACGTCGTCGGGCTCTACATGAACCCACCCGAACGTGCCCTGGTGCTCTGCGTTGACGAGAAGACCCAGATCCAAGCGCTCGATCGCACCCAGCCGATCTTTCCCATGCTCCCGGGCACCCCGCAACGGGCCAGCCACGACTACGTGCGCAACGGCACCTCCAGCCTGTACGCGGCGTTGGACATCGCGTCGGGCAAAGTCATCGGTTCGCTTCACTCACGGCATCGCGCAACGGAATTCATCGGATTCCTCCGCAAGATCGACGCCGAGGTACCCGACGAGCTCGACGTCCACCTGGTCATGGACAATGCCTCCACCCACAAGACACCCGCGGTCAAGCGATGGCTGACCGCGCACCCGCGGTTTGTTGTCCACTTCACCCCCACCAGCTCATCCTGGATGAACCTCGTCGAACGCTGGTTCGCCGAACTGACCACCAAGAAACTCCAACGCTCCACCCACCGCACCGTACGAGCACTCAATGCCGACATCAGAGCGTGGATCGAGACCTGGAACGACAACCCCCGCCCCTACGTGTGGGTCAAGACCGCTGACCAGATCCTCGACTCCATCGCCCACTACTGCACACGAATTAATGACTCAGGACACTAG
- a CDS encoding LysE family transporter — protein MVRRRAPALRAAAEPLQGGFGSALVITALLGGIVAGLAVAVPVGAVGALIVMTGARRGWRVAAGGGLGAATVDALYASLAVIGGSAVTAAVGSVATPLRWVAGLVLLMLGAMMLRSGWRSRSGTTDAGPSRLFGTAGRAYVSVFGVTAINPATVIYFAALVAGGAVVEPTAAAGTAFVLGVLIGSAAWQLVLAAGGSFLGAALVGDRGRRWTAVIGGGLTMLLAARILIGR, from the coding sequence ATGGTCCGCCGACGAGCACCTGCCCTGCGCGCAGCAGCAGAACCTCTGCAGGGAGGGTTCGGCAGCGCACTCGTGATCACCGCACTGCTCGGTGGGATCGTTGCCGGCCTCGCCGTCGCGGTTCCGGTCGGTGCCGTCGGTGCACTCATAGTGATGACCGGCGCACGCCGTGGGTGGCGGGTCGCAGCAGGCGGCGGCCTGGGAGCCGCGACGGTCGACGCCCTCTACGCGAGCTTGGCGGTGATCGGCGGGAGCGCGGTCACCGCCGCTGTCGGAAGTGTGGCGACACCCCTGCGTTGGGTGGCCGGCCTCGTACTTCTGATGCTCGGCGCGATGATGCTTCGATCGGGCTGGCGAAGCCGAAGCGGGACAACGGATGCCGGCCCCTCACGCCTCTTCGGCACCGCCGGCCGCGCCTACGTCAGCGTGTTCGGCGTGACGGCGATCAACCCCGCGACGGTCATCTACTTCGCCGCTCTCGTGGCCGGCGGTGCGGTCGTCGAACCCACGGCGGCCGCTGGCACCGCATTCGTTCTCGGCGTACTGATCGGCTCGGCGGCGTGGCAACTGGTTCTCGCCGCGGGCGGTTCGTTCCTCGGCGCAGCGCTCGTCGGCGACCGTGGTCGACGATGGACGGCGGTCATCGGAGGAGGGCTGACGATGCTCCTCGCCGCCCGAATCCTGATCGGACGGTGA